The DNA region GAGTATCCGGatcagagccaatcagaggcagagtaggacGGGTCTTCGCAGAATGCGGGTGGGAAAAATAACGTCACTGCCTCCAAGCCCTCCAAGCACGACAAATCCGGAAGTTTCGTGTTGGTGTCTTCAAAATAAACCTTTTGAGTTCCGTTACAAAAATAAGCGTCGTCGAATTATAAACTCAACAAATTACATCACATAAGGAtaagtttacatttttttcaaatatgaACACTGAGGTGGTTTTCCTCGCTGCACCCATTCCAACTATTCATACTAGCTGCTAAAAGATCTCCGTCatatgtgctttcagtgtaagatatggtcaaaatccacagtcctcactTTGAGAAAATTGTATTTCAAAGTATAtctgaagtttatatgaggcTTTATCAGTCTTAATTAGTCATCAGTCTTAATTAGTCATATGAAATGGacatctgccacatttacagtctttttagcatcaaattccctctttgtgtttccagcaatgtttccctgttgagctgtaaTGGAAGTTTACTAACAAATAGAGAGACGTTGGCACTAAAAAGTCTGTAACACTGAAAGCTATCGTCTTGATATGACTCATTTTATGGATGGTTATTAGTTTcagatacacttttaaatatatttttgcacataaGGATGCCTGTGGGTTTTCTCCCCCCTCACCTACATTGTAAGACCCTTGAAGACAGACtcgaaaaattgtgaacctatcctttagctttcaattaaaatattatacataTCAATTGGAGTgatatacatgtttttattcattaccATTTTCAAGGACAATATTCACCTGGTAATGAATGacatatcatattttatttatttcacattttacttTCATTGTAGAGGTTGGCCATAACCTTATCATCCACTGTAAATAACTCAATATTAAGATGTTTTGTAGTTGCAGGCATAATTGGTTCTAGTTCACGTTAGTTCCTGCCATGCATTACTAGCAATGGTAATAGGCTATGTGACAGGCAGAAAGTTCCATTCCTTGCTTAGGAAAACagctccacccccccccccccccccccccaccccctcactTCAGTGGAATGTGTTTTGGTGATGGTTAAATCTTTAATAATGagtgttttgacatttaagCATTGCTTCATCAACATGTGTTGCTGGCTTttaaatatagaatatagaatatagaTCATATTCGGAtctcctatatatatatatgcaattTCTAGTGCTCACCCCATACTGCAAGTCAGACTTTTTtgtaaattaacatttttgtgCATGATGTATTAGAATCTCTAACTTATATAAAAGATAAACAAACTTATAGGCTGAAACTGCCATATGCAACATCTCATTCCAGACCAAAAAGGTTTTCTCTGTTGATGCCGTATTCAGTAGAAAAGGGGACGTTATACAGTTACCTATTGTAATTAGGGtcagggttggggttggggttagggttataccTTGCAAAAACCTTACCAAAACCATCTTGTGGAGTATGTAGCattagataggtaggtaggtaggtaggtaggagggtCGGTAGGTAGataagtaggtaggtaggtaggtaggtaggtgggtaggcagataggtaggtaggtaggtgggtaggtaggtaggtaggtaggtaggtgggtaggtaggtaggtaggtaggtaggtaggtgggtaggtaggtaggtaggtaggtaggtaggtgggtggggggataggtaggtaggtaggtaggtaggtatgcTTTATTGATCCCCAAAGGATAAACTACATTTGATGGCAATTGTTAGTCATAATACCTTAAAGCCGATGAAATCTTTCATCAATAGCCTACTGAAGAATGtataatattgtaatttcaatattttaatattgtagtgTATGTATTGTTGTAATGAATGTTTGTAGTCTGAAATACGGTTGTAAATGCCAATTAAGGCTCATGgtgagtttctttttttttatagatcaGTAGAGACTCCACAGAGCCCTCCTCCTCAAAAGACAGAGCTAATTCCCACTGAGGGGTGTGTATGCACTTCATTATTCATGTGTATACCTCATTATTAATCTCAGATAAATCCAAACCTTTGCACCAAATATTGAATGTTAAAGGCAGATTCATTGAAATTGCCCATTAAAGAAAAACTTCTCTGTTTTAGTGATTCAATTAATCAGGCAAATAGTGAAGTCATACCTCCCAAGAAAGATGCTCAGCCTGAGGGGTCAACAGCAGAGACTACAAATGATACAAAGTAAGTATATAAGAGCTTTACTGACTGTAACTGCAAATATTAAATTAACAGATGCTGAGCctagggattttttttattatcatttgttCATTCTGCATAGTCGGGAATAAGTAACTTTGCTGATTACAGGCCCCAAGCATCCACAGAAGAACGTGTCCAAAATGGTGAGACACCACCAGAGAAATCAGAGGCAGTGTCTCCTGTGGAGCCAGCTGAACAAGAAGCTGCCAACACAACtgcagaaaagacagaaaaatgcgTTACACCTGTTGACCAATCTAATGTAGAACGCAGTGAGGAGACTGCAGAGGCCTCAACAGCTGCTCATGCAAATGTTCCCCAAAATGGTGAGACACAACcagttttaaatgaaaaaatagagGCAGTGTCTCCATTGGAACCAGTTGAGCAAACAGTTTCAAACACAGTTTCTGAAAACAAGGAAGAAAATGTTGGTGCACTAATTGACCAATCCGAGGTAGAACACAATGAGGAGGCTGTCAAGAGCTTTGTAGATGCTTGTGTAGAAGAAGTGATCCAAAATGGTGAGACATCAGTGTTTTTAACAAAGAAGGAAATGGAGGCAGAGTGTCCTGTGGAGCCAGCTGGGCAACCTGTTGCTgcagaaaagaaggaggagagtgTGCAGGCAGAAGTTGATCAGTCAAATGTAGAATGCAGTGAGAAGGCTGCTCAGAGCTCTGCAGATGTTCACGTAGAAATCATCCAAAATAGTGAGACACAATCAGTTTTAAAGGATGAATCTGAGGCAGAGTCTCCTGTGGAGTCAGTGGACCAACCTGTTTCAGACACAACagcagaaaagaaggaagaatatGTCAATACACCAGTTGACGTAGAATATGATAAGGGTGCAGCTGAGGCCTCTGCAGCTGTTGAAGCTTCTGTTGCAAAAACCTCAGCTGAGGCAGGGACAGAGGAGAATAAAGATGCTGCTGAGGTCCCTGCTGCGCTCACAGTCGAACTGAAACCTGAGGTGGTACCTTCAAGTAAAACAGAGCCAACAGATGTGACAAATCACAAGCCTGCAGGAGTGCAATCGACTGCGTGTCCAGAAGAAGGGAGTTGTGAGAAATGTCCTGCAGAAAAGTATATAGAAGAAACAGTTGAAGCTGTTGCTGTGGTTGTGGAGGAGTCATTGCCTGAAACTCCTGCGGTGACTAATGCAGCAGCACAAGAAGCTGCTAGTAAAGACAGCAGGGAACCTGTCCCCGATTTACTAGCTGATACTGTATCCGAATCGCCCACTCAACTTGCTACTGAAACTTCTGTCAAGTCTATAGAATCTGCAGCCCCAGCACAGCCAGCTCCAAACaccagagcagaagaagaaagcaagAGTAAAGTTCAGACTGCTGAGGACACTTCTGTCCAACCAGCACCTGAGACTCCAGCAGAGCATGCAGCAGAGTTGAGGATCGAGGATGCTATTGAACCTGCAACAGCTTCAGATGCTGAAGCTGTTCAGGATAAGTCAGGTGTAAGAGTCATTGACCTGACAGATGCATTAGATGTGGAGGCACCCACAGCTGAAGCTGACCCTGAACCTGAGGAAGATCCAAAACAATCCCACTCAGAGGAGGTGAAACCAAATCAAAAGTCTGATGATGCTAACAAGTGAGTAAGATCAATTGATATAAAGtaactaaaaacaaaagcatttatTGTCTTGTATATTCGCATGGTTTATCTtgtacacaataaaacacacttatTGTTTGCTGGTTTTTTGTAGCAGTGAAATGTTTGAAAAGCCTGCAGAGAAGCAACAACCTACACAAACCATGTATAAGACCAGGTGGGTGTGTAGTGTCTTACATTACAGTCAACACTTGGAGTCAATAGCGACACAACATATTTTGTGTCATATGTTATTGATCCCAAAGTTCAAACACATAAATGTCAATAAAGCTCATGATGTTTTTAACTCTTTCTTTCAGGGATGGCAAAGCAGTTTGTTCATTCTGTGACCAAACAATTGATGGAAATGTCAAGCTCAGCCTCAGTGAACTTTTCATAAGCTGCCACCCTGAATGTCTAAAGGTTAGTTTTGTCTTCTTTACCTATTTGGAAAATATGTATATTCATTGGCATGCTCTTGTCTTTGCATAAATGTTAATACTGAGTATATTTTTGCAGTGCGCTGTGTGTGCTGAGGCCCTGGGAGATTTGTTGACTCCCATGTTCCTGCATGACCAAGTGATCTACTGTGGTGAATGCTTTGCGAAAGCTCCCAAGACCTGAAGCCATAACTGGGACAAATGTGTCACTGTGGAAGACTCAAAGCATACTGtgataaatgtgttgtttggaCTGAGAACCTCACCACTGTTGCCTTCACTCTGTATCTTTCTTTTGAACCAGTTTCCTCACTTGAAGTTTTGAGGACAAAGTGTTTTGTAAGGATGAAGAATTCTGTAATGAAGTATTTTGGCAGCATATTGTTCAATGCCAAAGATGATTAAATGAAGTACTTAACAATCATCATGGAAGATTTTTAttgcaacatacagtacatggttAAAGTAAAATTACAATTTAATACCTCAGATTTAAAGTGTTTAATCAGCTTTCATCTCATTTgagcacacacaacacaacccaGCTTAGTAAGCAGCAGGGCTACACATTAAACACGAGTCACCTGGAGGCAAATTATCGTTAAATGTGGAAGCATCAACACTTCAGCAACATAAAAACAGCTTATTTTAAGCAGTATCCAAAACATCTCCAGGAAAATGGATACATGCTTTTGCCCCTCCCCCCACACAGTGGTGtttaaacaaagcaaaaatgcATCATGAGTGAATGAAAAGTACATGTATCGTAAGTGAGGGTAAACAGAAGCAATGGTGGGTGACAACTAACCCTCCCAAGAGAACTTTGGTACATTCAGCTTCACTCGCTTTAGTTCACACAATGTTGATATACAAGATGGTGATAatgaagcagcagcaaaatCATATTCATAGAACCAATATATGCATCAGCAAACACTGAATGAAGTGCATGCGGTTATGATTTGCGGGGCGTGCTGCTCTTAATTATTCATGAAAACGTCATACATCACAATCTGACAACAGCATCAGCACCAATGAAGCATCACAAAAAAGGATAAGACAGGAGATGCAACCTGCTAGGAGGAAGATGAACAACAAAGCTAAGAGAATCATCTGAGAGGAGGATTTGACGAGAAGGCCAGAGCTCGCTGCTGGGAGTGAATTATCTTCATCTCTCTATCTGTTGTTCATACAAAACAGTGATGAGAAATATTTTTGTCTGTTATTGAACATGTCTAAAGTAAAAAATTAGCAGGTGATCCAGGTGTTTGGAAATTGCTGTTTCCAAGAAGAAGAATGGAAATGTAGTGTTGCATGACAAAGAAGACTGTCCATCTCATAGCCAGAGGATGGGCATGACTGCAATTAGCGGATGCCTTTCCTGCCCAGGAACCGCAAGACCGCGTAGTTGTAGGTGGTGGCAATCATATACACAAACTGCAAAGGAAGACATTGATGGATGGAGGAGGTTAAAAAATTGATTTGAACATATAATATTTTCTCTGGCAATTATGAACAGCATCATTTTAAAGGGTCAGTAtacccaaattacaaaaagaaaaaaacccaaaaagttGTCTAGTGTTTGAGATAACTTCTGAGAGTGTTTGCTACCAGTCCAATACAATTAGGTGAGTTAAATTTTAAAGATGTAAGATTCCTTTATTGTTAAATCCTATCATACAAGTATAAGAGAGGGAAATCATTGGGTTTGACTCCTTGACATTGCagcaacattaaaaataaaatagaactAGTAGTGAAGatagtgcaaaaaaaagaatacaataaaaatatgaataatataaataatgtatagtGTGCATGGAATGCTGTGTGTGTACTAAAAATAGTAGTAGAAAAGTAGTactaaaaaatacaatacaataaaagtacaagtgattcattttgtgtgtaaaatgctgtatgtgtgtgtgtgtgtgtgtgtgtgtgtgtgtgtgtgtgtgtgtgtgtgtgtgggtaatGCCTTAAATGtgcatgttgtttgtttgtgtatgcactgcttcgtctgtgtgtgtgtatgttgtatgtcacagacagacaggcaacaGGCCGATAGTGTCCATTATTCATAAGCCTGGTTGCTTGGTGGAAAAAACTGTCCTGGAGCCTGCTGGTCCGGACCTTGAGGCTGCGGTGCTGTTTGCCAGACCGCAGCAGCTAAAAACAGTCCGTGGCTGGGGAGGCCGAGGTCTTTGATAATACTGAGTCCGTTGTAAAAATGTCCTGGATGGACGGAAGCTCACAGGACATTTGCAACGGACTGTATGTGCTGCTCACTGTATTGAAAGCTGAATTTGAATTTGTCCACAATATAAATCTCATGAATCTCCACTGTATTAGAGTAACAGAAATAAGTATCTCAAAATGTGAttgaataaaacagaacaacTGCCATGGCTTAATGCAACTAAATATgtattcagtcagtcagtttgtGATTTGAGTGAACAGGCCCTTtaaaagtagtagtatttataatAGTATgcttaaagatcccctccagacatgttgtAGGGCTTATTTGCTTGGAATAATAATTTTTGTCTGGGATGTTATTTTACGCTAAAAGCACGAGATGTTTACTAAatacaagatgtctcctacttcactgtctattgtcaggcttcaagtttctaCATCACATGTGTGTAAATTTAATATTGGATCGTGATTTGCTTCCAAACTAGATGTCATGTCACAAACCATACTGGTTGGCCTACGCCTAGTGATCACAGAGGAACTTTCCCCCTTCAGAATGTGAAAACTCTTTGTGCCAAAGTCTGCACAGTGAAGCCCAAACATTCACGAGGTACcaataagcaaaacacatttttgagcaGAGGGGCATTTTAAATACGTAATTTCACTCGATAGCATATAAATAATCAGAACAATTGCTCACCAGTGCTAAGAGAGTGACCCCAGCACCAGCAAATGCAGCTATGTACAAGTCATAGGTGAGGTGGAACTGTAAGAAATAACAAACACAGGTTAGtttcatgcatattcataacaTTTAACCAATCCCTTCTATTTCTGAGTCATCCCATTATGTAAAAATGATCACGTATACACTCATCCAGGACTTAATAAAACTGCCACAGTTTGACCAGTGTGAGCAAATTTTAAATACTAAACGGTGTAAAATATTGTGATGTGAAATATTGAATTCATCTACTCACTTCACTGGTTTTGCAAATAGATGCCAAGGTCATCCCACAAGACTTGCCTGGCATTGCATTCCAAGGGAGCAGCCCTTAAATGAAGACATGAGGTAAGTATCTCATACCATTGCTGAATCACGATGAGTTTAATATTTTCCCAAATGCTGTTTGTATATAGCAGCAGTGAAGAAATTAAGATAAAAGTGTACTTATTTCATAACCTATGCAATGACTAGTTTTGTATCCACTGATTAATTCATTGctttcacagacacattaaCATTCTCCTCAGGTGGACATGCAGTCAGTCATTATAAGAACAACGCACCATACTGCCTGGCGTCCATGCAAATCCAGCTATGCTGATTAATGCTGGGGCTGGTTTCAGCCAGGATGTTGATATTGTGGCAGGTCTGCTCCATGTTGAACAAGAAGAAGACTGGGATAGCAGTGAAGGCAAACACTGCCAGCCAGATGAAGGCCAAGATGTACGTCACAATGATaaactgttgaaataaaaaaaagtgcgGTACATAAGGTCATAGAGATGTTGCGTAGGAGCTTGGGTCTCTGTGTGATAAATGTGGTGTCATTAATTCAGCTATCAGCCATAATTCATGATTCTGTGCAGAAATAGCAGGAACAATGGGCATTTTATCGGGTTTAGAGCTAAAACAAACCTGCATTCAGCATCTTAACAATGACCTGACATCAcatttccccctccctctttacctctaaacctcctccctcctcccttctccctcctccctccttgctctcACCGTCAGGCTGAGGCAGCGGCCACATTGGGTGCTTCTGAATTCTCCAAAGGTCTGCTTGACAGCGCTCGTGGTGTAGAAGCCCTCAGCCAGTAGCAGGATACCgtagaggaagaaaaatgacGCCAGGCCATAGATCACATACTGGAAGTATTTGATACTGGGAGAGTCATAGGGAGAAGTCAGTCAAGCAGTAAAAAATGCAGCAATTCTTGAGAGGTCAAAAATCACAATTCAGAGAAGCATCACTCACAAGGAGGCCATGACCACATAGTCCTGAGCGTTGCGGGCGAAGTAAGTCTCGACGAGGACTTCAGTCTGGGACAACGCTTCATGCCCGCAGCCACAAAATAATGCCATGCCAGCATAGCAGAGCAAGGTGGCCACCAGGGATGGGTAGGGCACTGCCCCAATGCACCGGATACAGCAATCATAGCAACCTGAGGGGGCATAATATATCAGCACACAGGCGGCACACACCGCACATATTACCACACAACACATCTAAGCCACGATGGGGGAGCTCTTTCAACCTGTGGGGGAGCTATGAAAAAGGCCTCGCTCTATCTGCAAATCCATGAGCATACACCAAACCCCACCAACAGGCAAgaaagcaacagaa from Scomber japonicus isolate fScoJap1 chromosome 13, fScoJap1.pri, whole genome shotgun sequence includes:
- the plp1b gene encoding proteolipid protein 1b isoform X2, which encodes MGCYDCCIRCIGAVPYPSLVATLLCYAGMALFCGCGHEALSQTEVLVETYFARNAQDYVVMASFIKYFQYVIYGLASFFFLYGILLLAEGFYTTSAVKQTFGEFRSTQCGRCLSLTFIIVTYILAFIWLAVFAFTAIPVFFLFNMEQTCHNINILAETSPSINQHSWICMDARQYGLLPWNAMPGKSCGMTLASICKTSEFHLTYDLYIAAFAGAGVTLLALFVYMIATTYNYAVLRFLGRKGIR
- the plp1b gene encoding proteolipid protein 1b isoform X1 produces the protein MFPVRQPWLCKALGCYDCCIRCIGAVPYPSLVATLLCYAGMALFCGCGHEALSQTEVLVETYFARNAQDYVVMASFIKYFQYVIYGLASFFFLYGILLLAEGFYTTSAVKQTFGEFRSTQCGRCLSLTFIIVTYILAFIWLAVFAFTAIPVFFLFNMEQTCHNINILAETSPSINQHSWICMDARQYGLLPWNAMPGKSCGMTLASICKTSEFHLTYDLYIAAFAGAGVTLLALFVYMIATTYNYAVLRFLGRKGIR